A single genomic interval of Campylobacterota bacterium harbors:
- a CDS encoding sodium:proton exchanger, which translates to MDRRVRYFIEDYWDIFIGVVSIALAFVFHLQHESSLATLFAAIGIAALSLTVAEVADILSERLQEPYGSFVLTFSAVAVEIILLYVILLEVKHSPEVLETVKGGIISAVIVDLNVLLGLAVFLGGLAYTQQQHNKETSSTYSTVLFVSSSALLVPGLLSHTEHGADALTHVSHLIAGVLLLFYIVIFIFQTRTHTHFFKATARSRFFRLKRKLQEHDGEIDESQSTDYVFEHMSTAFNFVAIFFFIAIIAFGAEIFAGDGVAVAKQYGISAGLAGLVIAIISVSPEIFTAVRAARNDQIQRVVNIAMGASTVSIILTVPILMLLAYFSGINLTLDFNPLQIGALLLTILLVWKTTDEGETNYFEGASHLMFFTSYAIIAAYY; encoded by the coding sequence TTGGACAGGCGAGTACGCTATTTTATCGAGGATTACTGGGATATTTTTATCGGGGTGGTCTCGATAGCGTTGGCATTCGTTTTTCATCTTCAGCACGAGTCGTCTCTGGCGACCCTTTTCGCCGCCATCGGCATTGCGGCCCTTTCGCTTACGGTGGCCGAAGTCGCCGACATCCTCTCCGAACGCCTCCAGGAACCTTACGGCAGTTTTGTCCTCACTTTCAGCGCGGTTGCGGTCGAGATCATTCTGTTGTACGTCATTTTGCTGGAGGTCAAACACTCTCCCGAAGTACTCGAAACGGTCAAGGGGGGGATTATTTCGGCGGTCATCGTCGACCTGAACGTCCTTCTGGGGCTCGCCGTCTTTTTGGGCGGGCTGGCCTATACGCAGCAACAGCATAACAAAGAGACCTCCAGCACCTACAGCACCGTTTTGTTCGTCTCCTCGTCGGCACTGCTGGTCCCCGGATTGCTCAGCCACACCGAACACGGTGCGGATGCGTTGACCCACGTCAGTCACCTGATCGCCGGCGTGCTGCTGCTGTTTTACATCGTCATCTTTATTTTTCAGACCCGGACCCATACCCATTTTTTCAAAGCGACGGCGCGGAGCCGTTTTTTCCGTCTTAAACGGAAACTTCAAGAGCACGACGGCGAAATCGACGAGAGTCAATCGACCGATTATGTTTTCGAGCACATGAGCACGGCATTCAATTTCGTCGCGATCTTTTTCTTTATCGCGATTATCGCTTTCGGCGCCGAGATTTTTGCCGGTGACGGGGTTGCGGTGGCGAAGCAGTACGGCATTTCGGCCGGGCTTGCGGGGCTTGTCATCGCAATCATCAGCGTCAGCCCGGAGATTTTCACCGCCGTACGGGCCGCGCGCAACGACCAGATTCAGCGGGTTGTCAACATCGCCATGGGGGCGTCGACCGTATCGATTATCCTGACGGTGCCGATTTTGATGCTGCTGGCCTATTTTAGCGGGATCAACCTGACTCTCGATTTCAACCCGCTGCAGATCGGGGCGTTGCTGCTGACGATCCTGCTGGTATGGAAAACGACTGATGAAGGGGAGACAAACTATTTCGAAGGGGCGTCGCACCTGATGTTTTTTACCAGTTACGCGATCATCGCCGCCTATTACTGA